The Congregibacter litoralis KT71 genome contains a region encoding:
- the rsgA gene encoding small ribosomal subunit biogenesis GTPase RsgA, whose product MSKRKLNRRQNWRIERKQQERADRAERSATLGDEALAGGQLGAEQRGRVIARYGTQADIEGDDQQIHRCHLRMNLGSIVAGDQVIFCAGEETGVIVAREDRSTELRRPDKFGKLRSVAANIDRVIIVIAPYPEPHGGLIDRYLVATENLGAEAVILLNKADMLEDSALAEAMEILLEPYGPLGYQTIRAQGKFGAIEELTRLLAGHTSILVGQSGVGKTTLINALLPDAQQRVSELSPDKQKGRHTTTTARLFDVPGGALIDSPGIREFGLWHMDREDIEQGFREFRERIGQCRFRDCQHQSEPGCALTAAIGSGAIHPARLDSYRRIIASLDQPLQG is encoded by the coding sequence GTGAGCAAACGAAAACTTAACCGTCGCCAGAACTGGCGCATAGAGCGCAAGCAGCAGGAGCGTGCTGACCGTGCGGAGCGATCGGCGACCCTCGGCGACGAAGCGCTGGCGGGAGGACAGCTGGGCGCCGAGCAGCGCGGCCGCGTCATCGCACGCTATGGCACCCAGGCGGACATAGAGGGAGATGACCAGCAAATACACCGCTGCCATCTGCGTATGAACCTGGGCTCCATTGTTGCCGGGGATCAGGTGATTTTTTGTGCCGGGGAAGAGACCGGTGTGATTGTCGCGCGTGAGGATCGCAGTACGGAGCTTCGCCGACCGGATAAATTCGGCAAGCTGCGCAGCGTCGCAGCGAACATCGACCGGGTGATTATTGTAATCGCGCCCTATCCGGAACCCCACGGCGGCCTTATCGATCGCTACCTGGTGGCTACGGAAAACCTCGGGGCAGAAGCCGTCATTCTGCTCAACAAGGCGGATATGCTCGAGGACTCAGCCCTCGCGGAGGCCATGGAAATACTGCTGGAACCCTATGGCCCCCTTGGCTATCAGACCATCCGCGCTCAAGGAAAATTTGGTGCCATCGAAGAACTCACCAGGCTCCTCGCGGGCCACACGAGCATCCTTGTGGGGCAGTCCGGCGTCGGCAAAACCACCCTGATCAACGCCCTGCTCCCCGACGCGCAGCAGCGGGTATCGGAGCTGTCTCCCGACAAACAGAAGGGCCGCCACACCACCACGACGGCACGTCTCTTTGACGTACCGGGCGGCGCCCTCATTGATTCTCCCGGAATTCGGGAGTTTGGCTTGTGGCATATGGATCGGGAAGACATTGAGCAGGGGTTTCGGGAGTTTCGCGAGCGCATCGGTCAATGCCGCTTTCGCGATTGCCAGCATCAGAGTGAGCCCGGCTGCGCCCTGACGGCAGCGATTGGCTCCGGCGCCATTCACCCCGCACGCCTCGATAGCTACCGCCGTATTATTGCGTCGCTGGATCAGCCCCTGCAGGGCTAG
- the orn gene encoding oligoribonuclease, translating into MVDERNLIWVDMEMTGLDPDGDRVIEIATIVTDSDLHPLAEGPVIAIHQSDAVLEAMDEWNTSHHGASGLCDRVRASVIDEAEATRLTIAFLENWVPAGASPMCGNSICQDRRFMARHLPELESYFHYRNLDVSTLKILAQRWRPDVAAGLQKRAVHLALEDIRDSIEELRHYQQHFLNCESNG; encoded by the coding sequence ATGGTCGACGAACGCAATTTGATCTGGGTAGACATGGAAATGACGGGGCTTGATCCCGACGGCGACCGTGTCATTGAGATTGCCACCATCGTCACGGACAGCGATTTGCATCCCCTTGCAGAGGGGCCGGTGATTGCTATCCATCAGTCAGATGCCGTTCTGGAAGCCATGGATGAATGGAACACGAGCCATCACGGTGCCTCGGGGCTTTGCGATCGCGTACGTGCCAGCGTCATTGATGAGGCTGAGGCGACTCGTCTGACCATCGCGTTTCTGGAGAACTGGGTGCCTGCGGGGGCCTCTCCCATGTGCGGCAACAGTATCTGTCAGGACCGGCGTTTCATGGCCCGTCATTTACCGGAACTGGAAAGCTATTTTCACTATCGGAATCTGGATGTCAGCACCCTGAAGATTCTCGCCCAGCGCTGGCGCCCCGATGTGGCCGCGGGCCTGCAAAAGCGCGCCGTGCACCTGGCCCTGGAAGACATTCGGGACTCCATTGAAGAGCTCCGTCACTATCAGCAGCATTTTTTGAACTGCGAATCGAACGGTTAG
- the queG gene encoding tRNA epoxyqueuosine(34) reductase QueG → MTENVLASDGGALVEEIRAWARDLGFAQLGISDIDLGEHEAYLQRWLAAGYQGEMQWMGDHGTKRSRPEELVPGTCRVLTLRMNYLGDGADPMTVLENPHKAYIARYTLGRDYHKLVRKRLAQLAKRIEQRLGQGHYRAFVDSAPVLERALAERAGLGWIAKNTMLINQDAGSWFFLGEIYTDLPLPVDPPQESKHCGSCQACLDICPTKAFAGPFELDARRCISYLTIEHKGSIDPELRPLMGNRIFGCDDCQLVCPWNKFARSSQEKDFQPRHGLDDSELMTLFSWDEDTWAARTEGSALRRIGYERWLRNLAIALGNAPGSPALVEALQRRASHPSELVREHVHWALSRHGALPS, encoded by the coding sequence ATGACGGAAAATGTCCTGGCCAGCGATGGCGGTGCCCTGGTGGAGGAGATCCGCGCCTGGGCCAGGGACTTAGGTTTCGCACAGCTCGGGATCAGTGATATTGATCTTGGGGAGCACGAGGCCTACCTCCAGCGCTGGCTTGCCGCCGGGTATCAGGGCGAGATGCAGTGGATGGGTGACCACGGCACCAAGCGCTCCCGTCCCGAGGAACTGGTGCCCGGCACCTGTCGGGTGCTCACTCTGCGCATGAACTATCTGGGCGACGGCGCGGACCCCATGACGGTTCTGGAGAATCCCCATAAAGCTTACATTGCGCGCTACACCCTTGGCCGTGACTATCACAAACTGGTGCGCAAACGCCTGGCGCAGCTCGCTAAACGCATTGAACAACGCCTGGGCCAAGGTCACTACCGCGCTTTTGTGGACAGCGCTCCCGTGCTGGAACGCGCCCTGGCGGAGCGAGCAGGCCTCGGGTGGATTGCCAAAAACACCATGCTCATCAATCAGGACGCGGGATCCTGGTTCTTTCTGGGCGAGATTTACACGGATCTGCCTCTGCCCGTCGACCCGCCTCAGGAAAGCAAGCACTGTGGGAGCTGTCAGGCCTGCCTGGACATCTGCCCCACTAAGGCGTTCGCAGGCCCCTTCGAGCTGGATGCGCGCCGCTGTATTTCCTATCTCACCATCGAACACAAAGGCAGCATTGACCCGGAGCTTCGCCCCCTCATGGGCAATCGGATTTTCGGTTGCGACGACTGCCAGCTCGTCTGTCCCTGGAACAAGTTTGCCCGGTCCAGTCAGGAGAAAGATTTCCAGCCGCGCCATGGACTGGACGACAGTGAGCTAATGACGCTGTTTAGTTGGGACGAGGATACCTGGGCGGCGCGCACCGAGGGCTCGGCGCTGCGCCGCATTGGCTATGAACGCTGGCTGCGCAATCTCGCCATTGCCCTGGGAAATGCGCCGGGCAGCCCGGCCCTTGTGGAAGCGCTGCAACGCCGGGCATCGCACCCCTCAGAACTGGTGCGGGAGCATGTGCACTGGGCGCTGTCGCGCCACGGGGCTTTGCCCTCCTAA
- a CDS encoding bifunctional ADP-dependent NAD(P)H-hydrate dehydratase/NAD(P)H-hydrate epimerase: MSMKVPRLLYTAAQSRAVDREAIEVHGLPGPLLMARAARAAFDFLLARRPDIAAAPQPFQILCGPGNNGGDGLLLAMLATARGIPTQVLLIDGKPRSADAAAAAARAASAGVPIADYVPGRLGATLGDGGVIVDAMLGTGISGELRPPYRAAIDEINSASLPVLALDVPSGIDSDTGAVCGAAVNATWTMSFITPKRGLHTGAGAAHAGDCVCDDLEVPEAAYEVAGPAFEALNLEQERQNLPPLRTTAHKGHFGRCLIIGGDHGMGGAIILAAEAALRSGAGLVRVATREAHIAGLLAGRPETMVTAVDHRNALIPLLEWADAVVIGPGLGQEVWGEQMLHAALGCNKPLLLDADALNLLGKQGPRSLPPGSVITPHPGEAARLLASRGTVDTSAVQHDRFAAASQLLELWGATVVLKGNGSLVLGTGLRGLCLDGNPGMASGGMGDVLSGIVGAFLAQGLPGSQAAALGVVLHARAGDAAVKEASPRSLLARDLMPLLGTLLP; the protein is encoded by the coding sequence ATGAGTATGAAAGTGCCGCGCTTGCTCTACACGGCGGCGCAGAGTCGTGCCGTCGATCGCGAGGCCATCGAGGTCCACGGCCTCCCCGGGCCCCTGCTCATGGCCAGGGCTGCTCGCGCGGCCTTCGACTTTCTTCTTGCCCGTCGGCCTGACATTGCGGCAGCCCCGCAGCCCTTTCAGATACTTTGTGGCCCCGGAAATAACGGCGGAGACGGGCTGTTGCTGGCAATGCTTGCCACGGCCAGGGGAATCCCTACACAGGTGCTCCTCATTGACGGAAAACCTCGAAGCGCTGATGCAGCGGCGGCTGCGGCACGCGCGGCGTCAGCGGGTGTTCCTATAGCTGATTACGTGCCGGGCCGCTTAGGCGCTACCTTGGGCGATGGCGGGGTGATCGTCGATGCCATGCTGGGGACAGGAATCAGTGGTGAGCTGCGTCCTCCCTATCGCGCAGCCATTGACGAGATTAACTCGGCATCCCTGCCGGTGCTGGCCCTGGATGTCCCTTCGGGGATCGACAGCGATACCGGCGCGGTTTGTGGCGCAGCCGTGAACGCCACCTGGACGATGAGTTTTATCACGCCGAAGCGAGGGCTCCATACCGGGGCCGGTGCAGCACACGCGGGGGATTGTGTCTGTGATGACCTGGAGGTGCCCGAAGCAGCCTATGAGGTAGCGGGCCCGGCTTTTGAAGCGCTGAATCTGGAACAGGAACGGCAAAACCTTCCACCCCTGAGAACCACAGCGCACAAAGGCCATTTCGGGCGCTGTCTGATCATCGGCGGTGATCACGGGATGGGCGGCGCCATTATTCTCGCGGCCGAGGCGGCGCTGCGTAGCGGTGCCGGGCTTGTTCGGGTGGCGACCCGGGAGGCGCATATTGCCGGGCTGCTGGCGGGACGACCGGAGACTATGGTGACCGCGGTGGATCATAGAAATGCTTTGATCCCCCTGTTGGAATGGGCCGATGCTGTGGTCATCGGTCCCGGGCTTGGCCAGGAGGTCTGGGGCGAGCAGATGCTCCACGCGGCCCTGGGCTGCAATAAACCGCTGCTCCTTGATGCCGATGCGCTCAATCTCCTGGGCAAACAGGGCCCGCGCAGTCTTCCTCCCGGATCGGTGATTACGCCGCATCCGGGAGAAGCCGCAAGACTGCTGGCGTCCCGGGGGACTGTAGATACATCTGCCGTGCAACATGATCGCTTTGCTGCCGCCTCGCAGCTGCTGGAATTGTGGGGTGCTACGGTGGTGCTCAAGGGTAATGGCAGTCTGGTGCTCGGGACCGGGCTCAGGGGGCTGTGTCTGGATGGCAATCCGGGTATGGCGTCCGGGGGTATGGGTGATGTCTTGAGCGGTATCGTTGGCGCATTCCTGGCTCAGGGACTGCCTGGGTCGCAGGCCGCGGCGCTGGGGGTGGTGCTCCATGCCCGGGCTGGCGATGCAGCGGTCAAAGAGGCTTCGCCGCGCTCGCTCCTCGCCCGGGATCTTATGCCGCTGCTTGGAACACTGCTTCCGTGA
- the tsaE gene encoding tRNA (adenosine(37)-N6)-threonylcarbamoyltransferase complex ATPase subunit type 1 TsaE yields MSADGHGELRVALSTEEAVVAFGADLARVMSPGTTLYLHGELGAGKTTLTRGIARGLGHRGAVKSPTYTLVEPYLDLPTPLYHFDLYRLGDPEELEYLGIRDYFDGGAVVVVEWPERGGEFLPQPDMEIRLMVDGAGRDLQLVAHSDTGEACLAGLRAVLREGAT; encoded by the coding sequence GTGAGCGCTGACGGCCACGGAGAGCTGCGGGTCGCCTTGAGCACCGAAGAGGCGGTCGTGGCTTTTGGCGCGGATCTGGCGCGGGTGATGTCGCCGGGTACCACGCTCTACCTCCACGGAGAATTGGGCGCCGGCAAGACAACCCTGACCCGGGGGATTGCCCGGGGTCTGGGCCATCGTGGGGCGGTGAAAAGCCCCACCTATACCCTCGTGGAGCCCTATCTTGATTTGCCGACGCCCCTTTATCACTTTGACCTGTATCGCCTGGGAGATCCCGAGGAGCTGGAGTATCTGGGTATTCGAGACTATTTCGACGGCGGGGCGGTGGTGGTCGTCGAGTGGCCCGAGCGTGGCGGTGAATTTTTGCCGCAGCCCGACATGGAGATTAGACTGATGGTCGACGGGGCCGGGCGTGACTTGCAGCTGGTGGCGCACAGCGACACGGGCGAGGCATGCCTCGCAGGACTGCGCGCTGTACTCCGCGAGGGTGCAACGTAG
- a CDS encoding N-acetylmuramoyl-L-alanine amidase, protein MRFCRQALRIAAVLLCLIPSLLHAKNVEVKDLRLWRAPDHTRLVLDLSGPAEHRLLELQNPRRLVVDVSDAKLLARIGALKLDNTPISKIRSGVREGDDLRLVLDLSEAVRPRSFALKASERADDRLVIDLYDLDTELAAPAVKKSAHSSGRRDIVIAIDAGHGGEDPGASGPGRLREKQVVLEIAKELHELFKADQGFAPTLIRSGDYYVSLQGRRDLARKRQADMFVSVHADAFRDKRARGASVYALSTRGATSTTASYLAQRENAADLLGGVSLGDKEDALAMTLADLSMTATLDSSLNVGASVLGEMGRFARLHKKQVEQAGFVVLKSPDVPSILVETGFISNPEEAKKLASPSYRKRMAKAIHRGIVQWFRAHPPPGSLLATLREAGEREYVIVGGDTLSGIAQRFNVNVNLLSQYNNLRNSKILVGQTLRIPAS, encoded by the coding sequence GTGAGGTTCTGCCGGCAGGCGCTGCGTATCGCTGCGGTGTTGCTGTGCCTGATCCCGTCGCTTCTTCACGCGAAAAACGTCGAGGTGAAGGATCTGCGTTTGTGGCGGGCGCCGGACCATACACGCCTGGTGCTGGATCTGTCGGGGCCTGCGGAGCATCGGCTTCTGGAACTGCAAAACCCCAGACGCCTGGTCGTGGATGTGAGCGATGCAAAGCTCCTCGCCAGGATCGGCGCCCTCAAGCTTGATAACACCCCCATTTCCAAGATCCGCAGTGGCGTGCGCGAGGGTGATGACCTGCGCCTGGTGCTGGACCTGTCGGAAGCGGTGCGACCGCGAAGTTTTGCACTCAAGGCCTCGGAGCGCGCCGATGATCGTCTGGTGATTGATCTCTACGACCTGGATACGGAGCTTGCTGCCCCGGCGGTAAAAAAGAGTGCCCATAGCAGCGGTCGTCGCGACATTGTGATTGCCATTGATGCGGGGCATGGCGGCGAGGACCCCGGCGCCTCGGGACCTGGTCGCCTGCGGGAGAAGCAGGTGGTGCTGGAGATCGCGAAGGAGCTTCACGAGCTGTTTAAAGCAGATCAGGGATTTGCACCGACGCTCATACGCAGCGGCGATTACTACGTGAGTCTTCAAGGCCGCCGGGATCTGGCCCGCAAGCGTCAGGCCGATATGTTTGTATCCGTGCATGCCGATGCGTTCAGGGATAAACGTGCCCGGGGAGCATCGGTTTACGCGCTCTCCACGAGGGGCGCCACCAGCACCACCGCCAGTTATCTGGCTCAGCGGGAAAACGCCGCGGATCTCCTGGGGGGTGTGAGCCTGGGCGATAAGGAAGACGCCCTGGCGATGACCCTGGCGGATCTCTCCATGACCGCAACTCTGGACAGCAGTTTGAATGTCGGCGCCAGCGTACTGGGCGAGATGGGTCGGTTCGCAAGGCTGCACAAAAAACAGGTCGAACAGGCCGGGTTTGTCGTGCTCAAATCGCCGGATGTGCCGTCTATTCTGGTGGAGACAGGTTTTATCTCGAACCCTGAAGAGGCAAAAAAACTTGCCTCTCCGAGTTATCGCAAGCGCATGGCCAAAGCCATTCATCGCGGCATCGTGCAGTGGTTCCGTGCGCATCCGCCGCCGGGGTCGCTCCTGGCAACCCTGAGAGAGGCCGGGGAGCGCGAATACGTTATCGTGGGTGGTGATACGCTGTCGGGCATCGCGCAGCGCTTCAACGTCAACGTCAACCTGCTGAGCCAGTACAACAATTTGCGCAACAGCAAGATTCTCGTGGGTCAAACCCTGCGTATCCCCGCCAGTTAA
- the mutL gene encoding DNA mismatch repair endonuclease MutL, with translation MPLIKRLPPRLANQIAAGEVVERPASVVKELLENSLDAGARRVDLDIEAAGTKLIRIRDDGSGIASDDLPLALDRHATSKIESLDDLEQVGSFGFRGEALASIGSVSHLVVTSNTAEAGSDGQAASCSGRDMEVTLKPAAHPRGTTVEVRDLFFNTPARRKFLRTERTEFNHLDDVVKRIALSRFDVSFALRHNGRQLRDLRRCDNEADQLRRVASLCGPAFVENAVAIDRNAGDLRLHGWVAQPSFSRSQADLQHFYVNGRYIRDKLVVHAVRQAFSDVLYQGRHPAFVLYLELDPAEVDVNVHPTKHEVRFRDGRSVHSFIYSTLHKALADIRPSDSAVPTQASMSPVSASTGRLDLLTGELVRQQEMGLREQGAGRLTAANPGVFADRGDRGDFQGGRGAPAGFDDATAASYRQLYASPDKPGSVEEGDGADIPPLGYALAQLHGIYILAQNREGMVLVDTHAAHERITYERLKQARDEQGIRSQPLLVPQSVSVSSREAILVEEHAALFESLGLRVDVAGEESLLIREIPVSLQGADVEQLLRDVLADLLEYGSSERIARHEDELLSTMACHGSVRANRRLTVPEMNALLRDMEVTERSGQCNHGRPTWTALSVQDLDRLFLRGR, from the coding sequence ATGCCACTGATTAAGCGCCTACCGCCGCGCCTTGCCAACCAGATCGCAGCCGGTGAGGTGGTCGAACGTCCTGCGTCCGTGGTCAAGGAGCTCCTGGAAAACAGTCTCGATGCCGGCGCGCGGCGCGTTGATCTGGACATCGAGGCCGCGGGCACCAAGCTGATTCGCATTCGGGATGACGGCTCGGGCATCGCGTCCGATGATCTGCCCCTGGCTCTGGATCGCCATGCCACGAGTAAAATCGAGTCCCTGGACGACCTCGAGCAGGTGGGGAGTTTCGGATTCCGGGGCGAGGCCCTGGCGAGTATCGGTTCCGTGTCTCATCTGGTGGTGACCAGTAACACCGCGGAGGCGGGAAGTGACGGACAGGCCGCCAGCTGTTCAGGCAGGGACATGGAGGTCACGCTGAAACCGGCGGCGCACCCCCGGGGCACGACGGTAGAGGTGCGGGATCTGTTTTTCAATACGCCCGCGCGGCGGAAGTTTCTTCGCACGGAGCGCACGGAGTTCAATCATCTCGATGATGTGGTGAAGCGCATCGCGCTGTCGCGCTTTGATGTGAGCTTTGCCCTGCGTCACAACGGTCGTCAGCTGCGGGATCTTCGCCGCTGCGACAACGAGGCGGACCAGCTGCGTCGGGTAGCGAGCCTTTGTGGACCGGCCTTCGTGGAGAATGCCGTGGCCATCGATCGCAATGCGGGGGATTTGCGCCTCCACGGTTGGGTGGCGCAGCCGAGCTTCTCCCGCAGCCAGGCGGACCTTCAGCATTTTTACGTGAACGGTCGCTATATTCGCGACAAGCTCGTGGTTCACGCGGTGCGCCAGGCGTTCAGTGACGTGCTCTATCAGGGACGGCATCCCGCGTTCGTCCTGTACCTTGAGCTGGATCCCGCGGAGGTTGACGTTAACGTTCATCCCACTAAGCATGAGGTGCGTTTCAGGGATGGGCGCAGCGTTCACAGTTTTATCTACAGCACCCTGCACAAAGCCCTGGCGGACATTCGCCCCAGCGACAGCGCTGTTCCCACGCAGGCAAGCATGTCCCCCGTTTCCGCCTCCACGGGCCGCCTCGATCTGCTGACGGGCGAGTTGGTGCGGCAGCAGGAAATGGGCCTCCGGGAGCAGGGAGCCGGGAGGCTGACCGCTGCGAACCCCGGGGTCTTTGCCGATCGTGGAGACCGCGGCGATTTTCAGGGGGGGCGTGGAGCACCGGCGGGCTTCGATGATGCAACGGCGGCGAGCTATCGTCAGCTCTACGCTTCGCCGGACAAGCCGGGCTCTGTGGAAGAGGGCGATGGCGCCGATATTCCGCCCCTGGGATACGCCCTCGCCCAGCTTCACGGCATCTACATCCTGGCCCAGAATCGCGAAGGCATGGTGCTGGTGGACACCCATGCGGCCCACGAGCGTATTACCTATGAGCGCCTGAAACAGGCCAGGGATGAGCAGGGAATACGCAGTCAGCCCCTGCTTGTCCCCCAGAGTGTGTCCGTCAGCAGTCGCGAGGCCATTCTTGTGGAGGAACACGCCGCGCTGTTTGAAAGTCTGGGATTGAGGGTAGATGTAGCCGGCGAAGAAAGCCTCTTGATTCGTGAAATCCCCGTGTCTCTCCAGGGCGCGGATGTGGAGCAGCTGCTGCGTGATGTGCTTGCCGATCTCCTCGAGTACGGCAGCTCCGAGCGTATTGCCCGCCACGAGGACGAGCTCCTATCCACCATGGCCTGCCACGGCTCCGTACGTGCAAATCGTCGCCTCACGGTGCCTGAGATGAATGCCCTGCTTCGTGACATGGAAGTTACCGAGCGCTCGGGGCAGTGTAATCATGGCCGTCCGACCTGGACGGCGCTCAGTGTTCAGGACCTGGATCGTCTGTTTCTGCGCGGGCGCTAG
- the miaA gene encoding tRNA (adenosine(37)-N6)-dimethylallyltransferase MiaA: MGPTASGKTDLAIGLAEALQGELISVDSALVYRGLDIGSAKPRYPHHLIDICDARDAYSAARFAEDARGAIEEIRSRGRRPILVGGTMLYYSALLQGFAAMPPADPDVRAEIAATAAKEGWPAVHRELARVDAEAAARIHPNHSQRLSRALEVYRLSGKTMTELHRQTRDSSSEQVLAVAIAPAERRVLHERIATRFAQMMAAGFLEEVRGLRERGDLHRDLPAIRAVGYRQLWAHLEGECSVEEAQELGVVATRQLAKRQFTWLRKWPDLQWIHTDDAGAVVDSDLALNDPDLVKITDPLNLLLNYLTYNPM; the protein is encoded by the coding sequence ATGGGGCCTACGGCCTCAGGAAAAACCGACCTCGCCATCGGTCTTGCGGAGGCGCTTCAGGGTGAGTTGATCAGCGTGGATTCCGCCCTGGTGTATCGCGGCCTCGATATTGGCAGCGCCAAGCCCCGTTATCCTCACCATCTCATCGATATTTGTGATGCCCGGGACGCCTATTCCGCAGCACGCTTTGCCGAGGATGCCCGAGGGGCTATTGAAGAGATCAGAAGCCGGGGTCGTCGCCCCATCCTCGTGGGCGGCACCATGCTGTACTACAGCGCCCTGCTGCAGGGCTTCGCCGCGATGCCCCCGGCGGATCCTGATGTCCGCGCTGAAATCGCGGCGACGGCAGCAAAGGAGGGTTGGCCGGCGGTGCACCGGGAACTGGCGCGGGTGGATGCCGAGGCCGCGGCGCGGATTCACCCGAATCACTCTCAGCGCCTGTCCCGCGCTCTGGAGGTGTATCGTCTCAGCGGAAAAACCATGACGGAGCTTCACCGTCAGACACGGGATTCATCTTCTGAGCAGGTGCTGGCGGTGGCGATTGCGCCGGCAGAGCGACGGGTACTGCATGAGCGCATAGCCACGCGTTTCGCGCAGATGATGGCGGCGGGCTTTCTTGAGGAGGTGCGCGGACTCCGGGAGCGTGGAGACCTGCATCGGGACCTGCCGGCGATCCGCGCTGTGGGGTATCGGCAACTCTGGGCGCATCTCGAGGGGGAATGCTCCGTGGAAGAGGCTCAGGAGCTTGGAGTGGTAGCCACGCGCCAGCTGGCAAAGCGACAGTTCACCTGGTTGCGCAAATGGCCTGATCTTCAATGGATCCATACGGACGATGCGGGTGCTGTTGTGGATAGCGATTTGGCCTTAAATGACCCGGATCTTGTGAAAATCACCGATCCCTTAAATCTGCTCTTGAACTACCTAACGTACAACCCCATGTAG
- the hfq gene encoding RNA chaperone Hfq yields MSKGHTLQDPYLNLLRKERVPVSIYLVNGIKLQGQIESFDQFVVLLKNTVSQMVYKHAISTVVPGRVVRMPMQNPPEDDGES; encoded by the coding sequence ATGTCCAAAGGGCATACCCTACAAGACCCTTACCTGAATCTTTTACGTAAAGAGCGGGTTCCCGTATCCATCTACCTGGTCAACGGTATCAAGTTGCAAGGTCAGATAGAGTCTTTTGATCAGTTTGTTGTATTGCTCAAAAACACCGTCAGTCAGATGGTGTACAAGCATGCGATTTCAACGGTGGTACCCGGGCGCGTGGTTCGCATGCCTATGCAAAACCCACCCGAGGATGACGGTGAGAGTTAA
- the hflX gene encoding ribosome rescue GTPase HflX, protein MFFDRPDSGERAVLVNISLDNDGGGIDPREFEALVISAGGDPIALVTGHRSTPKARSFVGSGKLEEIEEILRAEDASLVIFNHSLSPSQERNLEASLKARVLDRTGLILDIFAQRARTHEGKLQVELAQLRHMSTRLVRGWTHLERQKGGIGMRGPGETQLETDRRLLRARIKSISARLDRVRRQRGQGRRARQRAELATVALVGYTNAGKSTLFNTLTDAKVYAADQLFATLDPTLRRLEVDNLGPLVIADTVGFIARLPHGLVEAFKATLEETREADLLLHVVDAASEDRDDNRHEVQAVLEEIGAEERPVLEIYNKIDLLEMQPRIDRDDEGRPYRVWISAEKKLGLDLVMQALAERLGADVMAQDVELRPDQAKLRAALYALGAVENEEFGDDGSAHLQVRLPRSDWERLISREGA, encoded by the coding sequence TTGTTTTTTGACCGGCCGGATAGCGGCGAACGGGCCGTACTCGTCAATATCAGTCTGGACAATGACGGTGGCGGCATCGATCCCCGGGAGTTCGAGGCCCTGGTGATTTCTGCGGGGGGCGATCCCATCGCCTTGGTCACGGGTCATCGCAGCACGCCGAAGGCGCGCAGCTTCGTGGGCAGTGGGAAGCTTGAGGAGATCGAGGAGATTCTTCGCGCCGAAGACGCTTCCCTGGTTATCTTTAATCACAGTCTGAGTCCCAGTCAGGAGCGCAATCTTGAGGCGAGTCTGAAAGCCCGGGTGCTGGATCGCACGGGACTTATTCTGGACATCTTTGCCCAGCGGGCGCGTACCCACGAGGGCAAGCTGCAGGTGGAGCTCGCTCAGTTGCGGCACATGAGTACCCGTCTTGTTCGCGGATGGACGCACCTTGAGCGCCAGAAGGGCGGTATCGGCATGCGCGGTCCCGGGGAAACCCAGCTGGAGACGGACCGAAGGCTCCTGCGGGCGCGCATCAAGTCCATCAGTGCCCGCCTGGACCGTGTGCGACGTCAACGGGGCCAGGGGCGCAGGGCGCGTCAACGCGCGGAGTTGGCGACCGTAGCGCTGGTGGGCTATACCAATGCGGGTAAGTCGACCTTGTTTAACACTCTGACGGACGCAAAAGTGTATGCGGCAGATCAGTTGTTTGCGACGCTGGATCCCACGCTCCGGCGTTTGGAGGTCGATAACCTCGGTCCCCTGGTGATAGCGGATACCGTTGGATTTATCGCACGCCTGCCCCACGGTCTGGTGGAGGCCTTCAAGGCCACCTTGGAGGAGACCCGCGAGGCGGACCTTCTGCTCCACGTTGTGGATGCGGCCAGCGAAGATCGTGATGACAATCGCCACGAAGTGCAGGCAGTGCTCGAGGAGATCGGCGCCGAGGAGCGGCCGGTGCTGGAGATCTACAACAAGATCGATTTGCTGGAAATGCAGCCACGCATCGACCGTGATGACGAGGGGCGACCCTATCGCGTATGGATCAGTGCGGAAAAAAAACTGGGACTGGATCTGGTCATGCAGGCCCTGGCGGAGCGTCTCGGTGCCGATGTAATGGCCCAGGACGTTGAGCTTCGGCCGGATCAGGCAAAGCTGCGCGCAGCGCTCTATGCCCTGGGCGCCGTAGAGAACGAAGAATTTGGCGACGATGGCAGTGCTCACCTTCAGGTGCGCCTGCCGCGCTCGGACTGGGAACGATTGATATCCCGGGAAGGCGCTTAA